GTGAATTTCTTGCGGCTTTTAAGGGTCACGGGTTTTCATCGTTGCTGGGTTTTGATTTGTTGATCCAGGTTTACGGGCAATGTAGGAGACAAATGGATGGAGTTGTTGTTCTTAGGCTGATGCTTGAGAATGGGATTGTTCCGGAGGTTAGGACTCTCAGTGCTTTATTTCATGGGTTAATTGGAATTAGGAGGTTTCGTTTAGTTGTTGAATTGTTCGACCAGATTTTTGATGGTTTTTGTGTCATTCGTCCTGATGCTTATGTGTATACGTCTGTGATTCGCAGTCTGTGTGAGTGCAAAGAGGTAGATAGGGCACTGGAGGTTGTTCACTCGATGGAAGTGAGTGGTTGTGAGTTGAGTGTTGTAACTTATAATGTGCTGATACGCGGGTTATGTAAGAGTCAGAGGGCTAAGGAAGGTGTTGATATAAAGAGTTCTTTGGATCTTAAGGGGTTGAGTGCCGATGTTATCACTTATTGCACGTTGGTGCTTGGGTTATGCCAATCTGAAGAGTATTTGAGGGCGGTGGAGATGACGAGAGAAATGGTTCAACAGGGGTTTATTCCGAGTGAGAGTGTGGTTTCTACTCTTGTTGAAGGGCTTCGAAAGAAAGGGAAGGTTGTGGATGCTTTTAATTTGGTTAATAAATTGGCAGGGCTTAAAGTTGTGCCTAACATAGTTGTTTACACGGCTCTAATCAATTCTCTTTGGaaagatgggaaactagaaCAAGCAGAGTCATTGTTTAAGTGCATGGAACAGAGGGGATTGCTCCCAAATGAAGTTACTTATTTGGTCATGATTGACTCCTTCTGCAAGCAAGCAAGGCTAGATGATGCGCTTGCCTTACTTGCTACAATGTCAGGGGCGAGAGTAAAAATCACAGACTATGCTTACAATTCCTTGATTCATGGGCATTGTAAGTTTGGGAAATTGAACACTGCTGAGTTTCTTTTCAAAGAAATGATCAGTAAGGAACTAACTCCAACTGTGGTAACTTATACATCCTTGATTAGTGGATACTGCAGTGGTGGAGAACTTAACAAGGCATTTAGGCTCTATCATGAGATGACAGGGAAGGGTATTGCACCAAGTACTTACACATATACTGCATTAATTCATGGTTTTTGTCGAGCAAAGAGGATGGATGATGCAACTAACTTATTTAAGGAAATGGTTGAGAGAGGTGTTTACCCTAATGAGGTAACCTATAATGTCCTGATTGATGGTTACTGTAAGGAAGGTGATATATCTAAAGGTTTTCAATTGCTGGACGAAATGTTAGTAAAGGATCTTGTTCCAGACACATACACCTACAGGTCCTTGATATCTGGGCTCTGTTCTGCTGGTAGGGTGTTTGACGCCAAAAAGCTGGTGGACGATCTTCATAAGGAACATtttgaattaaatgaaatatgtttCAGTGCCCTTTTACAAGGATATTGTAAGGAGGGAAGAGTACAGGATGCATTGTGCGTTTATGGTGAGATGTTGGAGAGACAAATAAAGATGGATCTTGTGTGTTATGCAATACTTATTGATGCTACACTGAAACAGAATGATAGGGAAAGACTATTGCTGATCTTAAAGGAGATGAATAATAAGGGAGTGAAGCCTGATAATGTGATTTATACAACCATGGTTAATGCCTACACCAAGGCAGGAAATCTTAAGAAGGCATTTCAACTTTGGGATATAATGAGCAGTGAAGGATGTGAGCCCAACGTTGTTACTTACACGGCCCTTATCAATGGTTTGTGTAGATTGGGATATGTAGGAAAAGCACATCTCATTTACAACAAAATGCTGACTAATGACACAAACCCAAATCAGATTACTTATGGATGCTTCCTTAGCTACTACACCAGCATTGGAAGTATAGATTGTGCTGTACAGCTTCATAAATCGATGCTTATAGGATCTTTGGCCAACACGGTcacatttaatattttaatacatGGGTTTTGCAAACTTGGTAGGATTCAGGAGGCATTTGATCTTATTGGAGAGATGAGAGAAAATGGTATCAAACCTGATTGTGTGAGCTATTCCACTATAATGAATGAGTACTGTAGAGGTGGTAATATGCAGGAAGCTTTCAGGATATGGGATTCCATGCTGAGTGAGAGCATATGTCCTGACGCAGTGGCCTATAACTTCTTGATCTCTGGTTGTAATTTATCTGGAGACGTTAAGAAGGCTGCTATTCTGAGGGATGACATGATAAGAAGGGGTGTCAAAACCGATACAAAATCTGATAATTTTTTCCTTGGTACTTAAAGGTAACTATGCGAACAGCCAATTTGGTTCTGCTGGACAGCTCTTCTGCTACCTGGTGAGTTCACTGCATCTAATCACATCTTCCAGTAGCATTCTTAAAATGACTAAGGATCTATGCTGATGTCGGGGGACAAATTATTAAGTGGTTGCCTTAGAGTAGTGTTAAGCTGGGGGATGAAACTTCAgtttttgatgttttaacttgtCTGGGAAACATTAGAACTCTAGAGTAACTGTCCCACTCAGAATTTATGGTATATCGTGTCTACCTTCAGTCGGTGAATTAAGGCACATAGACCCAGCCACTGTCTTTGCTATGAACAGACAAATGGGGAGGGGCATATTAGATAGTGCAATATAATTCAGTTAGTAGTATCTTGAGGAGAAAGATAAGTGAGTTAGTTAGGGGAATAGTACTAGTATATAGTATCTTGAGGAGAAAGATAAGTGAGTTAGTTTGGGGAATAGTACTAGTATATAGTATCTTGAGGAGAAAGATAAGTGAGTTAGTTGGGGGAATAATACTATAACTAAGAGAACATTAGGAAGGGATTATCATGTTGAATATTGATGAGATTTGTGTTGAGCTTACAAGTGTTCATTTGGGAGAGAATCAAGCCTCTCAAAAGCTTCAATATCATCACATTTTCTGTATTTTCCAGCTTATTAACCTAGCCGCTGCTTTATTTGGGAGACGCGAGACCATCTTCTTTACCTAATTCTCATCTCCTTATGCATTAGCTTTATTTTTATGACAACTTCAAGAATTAGTGGAGTTACAGATTTCTGTTTTGAAACATGGAGATTGCACATAGTAATGGATGATGTGTGCATTTTTTATCCAAGAAGTTGCGGAAATCGCCTTGATGAACTATGAGTTTGGCCTATCAGCAGCCATTGATGTGAAGTTAATGTCGTATTCTCATTTCTCAACAACATAAACTTTAAATGTTTCTACACATAACAATAAGATAGTCCCTAGAGATTGGTGATCCCCGCTGAAATGGCATACATGTTCTAGGAGATCGATAAGAGGGTTTAGGAAGGAAAGTAAGAGAATAGTTGGGAGATTGGTAGTACCTTTATTTGGCTTTTGaatgaagttttattaataCATATATGATGTTAACTCGTTAAATTACAAAAGATTTCCGTCTCAGAGGATTATAAAGTACAAACATTTTGGGAAATTCTACATGGTAGCCCCGTGGTATTGTAAATTCTTGGTGAAAAGTTTTtattgcccgattttctttagtGACCTACTATTGCATAATTATTTAGTTTGTGCAATTGCCACTAAAATGACTAACCCATACTTAAAATGTTAATTTACTAACCTTAAGTATGCAAATGACTGACCTACCCTATGGTGGAATCTCGTCATGGTGCTGTAAGAAGTTTGTAGTAAAAGTTGATATGATATTGATTTTAGGCGGTGGCTGATCCAGGATTTTATAGATGGTGTGTCACCACCGACCACCGTCCATAAACTCATGCCATTCATTAACTAATAGAAGTAGGAAAATTTAATTCTAATAATCCGACCTTTGCCCGGTAATCCATTAACAGTCCCACCTATGAGGTATTACTAGCTGATCCAACCTTTGGTACCTATTTTCTTTAAACGGACCTTATGACCGGTTACCTGAAAGAAAAGTCAACAACTTTCATATTGACTCTCTTTATCTGAGTTGGcttttattttttacattttttgCAATTAATTTGCTGACTTGGACTCTGGGATTGAAGCCCCTTTATTGAACGTACTCCCTTTCCCTTTTGTTCTCTCAGAATCACGAGCTCTCTCTCAAGCTCAACAATGGCTTCACTCATCTTTTTTCCTTCCTTCCTCTCCTCTTTCCTTCCCTAAACTCTCAATTCTAAGATAGTATTAAAGCGGGACGATCCTAACTATTCAATTCCGCATAAATTTTtcgttaaaatcaactcatcaATTTTTCCCCAAAATTTGAACCTAGGCCGTATCAATGACGGCGGCGGACTTCGAGATCAATGTCGGCGGCGGACTTCGAGAAGGTTCCAGAAATACGGCATGGCCGACAAAGGGGAGATGTTCTGTTTAGCTTGTAGTGAGTTGACCCGGTGAAGGAAATCGGGTTTAGGTCGAGACGGAGGGCGGAAGGGTTCATGTCTTGTGGCGGAAGAGAGAGAGTGCGGTGGCGCCGACGAACTGACGGAGAACCTAGGTTTTATCATTGAGAATTTGGGGTTTTGAGAAGGAAACGTCTATTATTTCCAAAATCAGCGTTTCCCTTGCGTATTTCCAAGCTTCAGCAATACGGAAAGtctttaaagaaaaagaaacgcTTTTAAGCCGTTTCCCCCAAATTTTCTACTTCAAATTTTTTTCGCGAATTGGGTCAAAAAGCGACGAATTAGAGATTTAATTTTCCCTGACATCTTCTGATTTCATTCATTGATCGTTTCTTCGAATCTTGAATCAAATAATTGTTGATTCTTGAATTCCCCAAATTCTAGGGTTCTTGAAATTTTTTGTGTGTTTGCAAGAATCTGGGTATTGGTGATAGATTCTTGACATTTTTGGCATTTCGCATATCCTTggcatttttcttttttttttttctcatttttttttgcaatttgaTTATTTGGAGAAGAGAAAGCtttctttttttgtgtgttAATGGCTTCATTTGGagcaaaaatagaaacaggaagagaGGAAGGAAGCCCACTAAAGGAAACCTGCTTAATTTTCAATGATCACTGCCACGTAGGATAAATGACCTGATTTTACAGGTCGCAATTTAACGAGGTCCATTTAAAGATAATAGGTACCAAAGGTTGGATCAGCTAGGAATACCTCATAGGTGGGACTGTTAATGGATTACCggacaaaggttggattattagaatTTAATTTTCCATAGaagtatatatgtatatatatttcataaatagTTCATCCCAATTGTTTAAAATATTCATATATAAGTGTTACAATTTGTTTTCATATTACTACAAAATAGTTATGAAAATATCAGAAAATTAAATTCTCCAACATTTCCCTATTTAATTGTATAATGTAAAACATACAATTAACaattaaacaataaataaataaaaaatcacaaTAAATTAAagattacatttttttttaactacCCCTATATTGTAGCACGTTAGTCCTTGAGCAAATTTTTTCATAGAAGGAACTTAAAAAAAGAGGGAAGAAAAATTAGATACATAAGAAAAGACGCTAAATGCATTCTTTGGGAATCGACCTCGGGGCATTTTGCCATCCCGGCTTTGGTGTAGACACAAATACCCTATGTTACTCCGACACTCCATCTGACGGTGGGTGTCGGtgtcgacacgacccgacccgtGACACGACACTCGACACGTGTCCGGGAAGGTGTCGACACCGGTGTCGAAAAAGTGTCCGATATGAAGTGTCGAAATCGGGAGGAGAAAGAAAAATtcgaaaccctagatctagaaaTTGAAGGTGGGGGAAGCAAGAGAAGAACAATTATATTAGGGCTTTTGTTGTTGGAGAAAAAACGCCAAGATTGCACTCTTCAATTCTGATTTTCACCGGCATTTGACTGTTTGAGAGTCTTCCATGGCTGTCTTCGTTTCCTTCGGGTCATTTTTCGGTGATGGTGGACTGAGCTTtctaacttattttttttacccTTTTTTTAAATATCCTAGGCCTACcactataataaaaaataaaagaaaggaaaaggtgGGAAGTGGGGAACAAACCCACGTGCCCACTGAGTGACAGCTTTACAAAGTcagcattttattttattttcatttatttcttaCTTTTAAATTCTTGTACTTTTAAActcttttaaataaatttatccTGCTTTGGAACTTTAACttgattaatatttttattctcacctttttttttatatataaaattatattatttaacaCTATTTTTGCAGTTTTTAttaaaagtgtcgatttttttcCGACACTTTGCAAACTAGTCGTGTCTAAAAAACAAGTCAAGACACTCCTTTGACCGTGTCGGAGTGTCTTCAAATATTTGGAACGGAGTGTCAGATACTCCGACACCCGTGTCGGACATGACACCGACACCCGTGTCTGAGTAACATAGCAAATACCACTGCAGCGCGCTGACTTTTatgtatataataataaaagcaACAGTAATTAAAAGTAAAAAGAagcaataatattttttttttccaattgtgGGTCACATGACCTAGGATGTCACAACGTGGCTCCGCCACTGGTTATAGGTTGTATACATTTATGTCAGTGGTTCCATATTGGTCAAAGACTCAAAGTTCGTGTTGCTTATAAGGTAGATGACAAATTGACAACAGGGGCTAAGATAGAGCTCACTACAACCTATGTAGTATGTATAGAGGATCAAGAATCTACTTTAGTTCTGACCGTCCTGTAAGGTACCGACCAAAGGAATGGTGGTGTAGGTATTTCTGTTAGGATTGGCTTGAGGAAGAAGGCAAAGTATTCTGTTAGGGTCTTGTTGGTAATTCACTTTTGAGTTTCTGAATTGAAGTTGCAAGTATAGAGATTTGTATTGAACATATGTTATTAGTTTGTAGTTATCTTTGGTGATTGATACAATTCTCATTTAAATTTATGTTTTGGTAGCAATTTGCACTTCACATGACCTCCACAAATTTCATTTTAGTTACCAACAAAAAGGTTTAAAGGGGTATATAGTTTTATTCATGTACAAAGTTGGTAAAAGGATGCTTGCTTTAGATATACATTTTGTAGGTGAGATGATAACAAAAATATAGATCTTAAAATCTTAAATTTGTAAGAGATGCTTCTTTTAAACGAGGGAGTATATCTAGGAGAATAACTAGATTGAAAGAAAGAGAGGAAAGCTATAAAGTATGGGAGTGATGGCGTGGAAAAAACCTTTAATGCTTCAAGACTAATGCTCCGGTCATCTTAGAAACACAGCATTAGATACGcgataattaaaattgaaaaaagaaGTTTAAACTATCGAATGCTCCAGTGGAGCTGCAACATTCGAGTAAATCTGTTTCGAATTTACTTGGACCAAAACATTTGAAGGTAGCTATATTCCTTGTCTAAGTCGTGAAAATCGTCTCTCGTGACGGAGCTCATGCACGTCACTCTCTATCTCCCCTCTCAATCATCCTCTCCCTCAATCTCAATCTCTCTTCAATCCTGTCATTCTTCTTTCTCCTAGTCTCAATATTCTCAAATGCTTTTGTTACAGCAGTTCTTCAAATGATATGGGTTAGTATCCAACATTAGATTCACAAGTGAGTAATCCCCCAACtatctaaaattattcaaattcaaaagaCTGTTAGTTATTTACTTCTTATCTTCTTTCCATTTATAATTCTTTTGGTCATTGtgtttaaagttaattttttaGGGTTCCTTtgtttttcagattttaattttagatttttttttttgatatttgggtggcggaaattagtttttaaaaaATGCGCCTAGGCTCAAGGAGCACGTCCTGGCGCCTTAGACGTGACAGCCTGAATAGGCTCAACCACCTACTTAGCCATGACAGGCTAAGTCACCTACAAAAGGCGCGCGCCTTATGGTATAAGGCTCCAATTGCTggcaattaataatttttagaaaaagcCAAAACCACGTGACATTTATGGCTCCCCAATAGTTAGAATTTACTATAATGAAAAGAGGGGAGAGAAAACCTCAAattttctcccttttttttttccttgtcTCTTTCATTCAGCTAAGAGGTCATGTAAACCCCTCTTTTTTGAAAAAGTAAATGCTTTATGTAATGTGTGGCGCACTTTGTTTAAGAACCCGAACCTTTCTTAGTCCCATTTCTGCTATTTTTCTTCTCAAAAAGGCTTTTAATTTTACTATAATTACTATTTTACCCCTTTGTAGCAGCAAGTAAtactattttgattttttttccagaaaataAATACCACaaaaatttgtattatttcccGTTAACCTTCATCACTGAGGAGTTTGCAAGGGTTTTTGTGAAATTTCGATTTCTTACATTTAGATCAAATTGTTGCCTGAATTAGCTCCAGGTGAGTTGGATTGATGTGCTTCTATAACAGTAGTCAGCCCCTAAATCAGTTTGAAAATTTTCAGAAAGCGTTAGCTAGTTTTGTTTTCTATTTATTGTTGTTTTGCTGGTGTAGTTTTGTTCTCCTTTTCTTTTCATCTGTGATATATAATTCTTAATATTTGAGTCACGAACATACTCTTACATAATCCTTGTATCTTTTCACTTTTCTAATTTGTAGACTGGTATAAATTATTGGAGGGTTATTTGCAGGGGCAAAAATTGGCCTCGTCCAAACAATGACTCACTGTGGGTTTCATGAGATTGAAAATATGTCTGTCAGCATACATAGTCAAAACCTTTTTGTGGTTGTACTTTAAGAACATAAAAAGGTTTGGCATTTTGGCAAATGGCTACAGTTTGGGAATATGGAAAGAAGACATAGATTATGGATAGAACGTAGAAGTACTCGAAGACTGGAGATATTCTAGGAGGGAAATTAATTTAGGGGTAGATTGCTTATGCGGCATTTACTTATGAGTGTCGCGTATGCGGCATTCACTGCCGGTCCCAATCCCGGGTAAAGGAGGAGGGTTGCGGTAGGTTGGTGGCGGCCAACGTAAAACTAAGTCACATATCATGACATGAATCGACAATGGAATATCGTGGGGGCGTCCCCTTCTCAGCGACGCACTACACCTCTTAAGCCCGGGTGTAGTGAAAACATGTGAGGGTTGCTAGGTCGTCGCCCAGAAGCGGCGCGCCACCC
This genomic stretch from Spinacia oleracea cultivar Varoflay chromosome 3, BTI_SOV_V1, whole genome shotgun sequence harbors:
- the LOC110782559 gene encoding putative pentatricopeptide repeat-containing protein At5g59900 isoform X1: MLTRTLQCRQFSTYQITRKLSTASETRNNGRNQEEEEQRVESTIVRELTSILKNKPQNSWKYAISNLNIKLQPCHIDKLLLQTLDDNNPRLALRFFNFLGLHYNFSHSLLSFSILVHALVKSNLFWPASSLVQTLIHHHHVNYPPSSVFREFLAAFKGHGFSSLLGFDLLIQVYGQCRRQMDGVVVLRLMLENGIVPEVRTLSALFHGLIGIRRFRLVVELFDQIFDGFCVIRPDAYVYTSVIRSLCECKEVDRALEVVHSMEVSGCELSVVTYNVLIRGLCKSQRAKEGVDIKSSLDLKGLSADVITYCTLVLGLCQSEEYLRAVEMTREMVQQGFIPSESVVSTLVEGLRKKGKVVDAFNLVNKLAGLKVVPNIVVYTALINSLWKDGKLEQAESLFKCMEQRGLLPNEVTYLVMIDSFCKQARLDDALALLATMSGARVKITDYAYNSLIHGHCKFGKLNTAEFLFKEMISKELTPTVVTYTSLISGYCSGGELNKAFRLYHEMTGKGIAPSTYTYTALIHGFCRAKRMDDATNLFKEMVERGVYPNEVTYNVLIDGYCKEGDISKGFQLLDEMLVKDLVPDTYTYRSLISGLCSAGRVFDAKKLVDDLHKEHFELNEICFSALLQGYCKEGRVQDALCVYGEMLERQIKMDLVCYAILIDATLKQNDRERLLLILKEMNNKGVKPDNVIYTTMVNAYTKAGNLKKAFQLWDIMSSEGCEPNVVTYTALINGLCRLGYVGKAHLIYNKMLTNDTNPNQITYGCFLSYYTSIGSIDCAVQLHKSMLIGSLANTVTFNILIHGFCKLGRIQEAFDLIGEMRENGIKPDCVSYSTIMNEYCRGGNMQEAFRIWDSMLSESICPDAVAYNFLISGCNLSGDVKKAAILRDDMIRRGVKTDTKSDNFFLGT
- the LOC110782559 gene encoding putative pentatricopeptide repeat-containing protein At5g59900 isoform X2, whose translation is MDGVVVLRLMLENGIVPEVRTLSALFHGLIGIRRFRLVVELFDQIFDGFCVIRPDAYVYTSVIRSLCECKEVDRALEVVHSMEVSGCELSVVTYNVLIRGLCKSQRAKEGVDIKSSLDLKGLSADVITYCTLVLGLCQSEEYLRAVEMTREMVQQGFIPSESVVSTLVEGLRKKGKVVDAFNLVNKLAGLKVVPNIVVYTALINSLWKDGKLEQAESLFKCMEQRGLLPNEVTYLVMIDSFCKQARLDDALALLATMSGARVKITDYAYNSLIHGHCKFGKLNTAEFLFKEMISKELTPTVVTYTSLISGYCSGGELNKAFRLYHEMTGKGIAPSTYTYTALIHGFCRAKRMDDATNLFKEMVERGVYPNEVTYNVLIDGYCKEGDISKGFQLLDEMLVKDLVPDTYTYRSLISGLCSAGRVFDAKKLVDDLHKEHFELNEICFSALLQGYCKEGRVQDALCVYGEMLERQIKMDLVCYAILIDATLKQNDRERLLLILKEMNNKGVKPDNVIYTTMVNAYTKAGNLKKAFQLWDIMSSEGCEPNVVTYTALINGLCRLGYVGKAHLIYNKMLTNDTNPNQITYGCFLSYYTSIGSIDCAVQLHKSMLIGSLANTVTFNILIHGFCKLGRIQEAFDLIGEMRENGIKPDCVSYSTIMNEYCRGGNMQEAFRIWDSMLSESICPDAVAYNFLISGCNLSGDVKKAAILRDDMIRRGVKTDTKSDNFFLGT